Proteins from one Panicum virgatum strain AP13 chromosome 7K, P.virgatum_v5, whole genome shotgun sequence genomic window:
- the LOC120642824 gene encoding probable adenylate kinase 6, chloroplastic: MAGISRAIRACSAASRRTLAAASAAALPKEAPAAGVRAPAAATGRKGRDREDGRRVQWVFLGCPGVGKGTYASRLSQLLDVPHIATGDLVRDALAAPGPFSKQLAEIVNHGKLVSDEIIINLLSRRLEEGEEKGELGFILDGFPRTIRQAEILEGVTDIDLVINLKLREEALLAKCLGRRMCSQCGGNFNVASIDIEGENGGPRMYMPPLLPPPQCESKLITRPDDTEEVVKERLRVYHDLTEPVEEFYRARGKLLEFNLPGGIPESWPKLLEALNIEGPDNERSAAA, translated from the exons ATGGCGGGGATCTCGCGCGCGATCCGGGCCTGCTCTGCCGCGTCCCGGCGGACCCTGGCGGccgcttcggcggcggcgctgccgaaGGAGGCGCCTGCGGCTGGGGttcgagcgccggcggcggcgaccgggcgCAAGGGGCGGGATCGGGAGGACGGGAGGCGCGTGCAGTGGGTGTTCCTGGGGTGCCCCGGGGTGGGGAAAGGCACCTACGCCAGCCGCCTCTCGCAGCTGCTTGACGTCCCGCACATCGCCACCGGCGACCTGGTTCGCGACGCGCTCGCGGCTCCCGGTCCCTTCTCCAAGCAG CTTGCTGAGATTGTCAATCATGGGAAACTGGTGTCTGATGAGATCATCATAAATCTTCTGTCAAGACGTCTggaagagggagaagaaaaGGGTGAATTGGGATTCATCCTTGATGGCTTTCCTCGGACCATAAGACAAGCG GAAATACTTGAAGGAGTCACAGATATTGATTTGGTGATCAATCTCAAGCTCCGAGAGGAAGCCCTGCTTGCAAAATGCCTTGGTAGAAGAATGTGCAGCCAGTGTGGAGGAAACTTCAATGTGGCCTCCATTGATATTGAGGGTGAGAATGGTGGACCTCGAATGTACATGCCTCCGCTGCTCCCTCCTCCACAGTGTGAATCAAAGCTAATTACTAGACCAGATGACACTGAAGAGGTGGTAAAGGAGCGATTACGGGTGTACCACGATTTG ACTGAACCAGTGGAGGAATTCTACAGAGCACGAGGGAAACTCTTGGAGTTCAATTTACCTGGTGGAATACCTGAATCCTGGCCGAAGTTATTGGAAGCCTTGAATATAGAAGGCCCTGACAATGAGAGATCTGCCGCAGCATGA
- the LOC120642828 gene encoding polyamine oxidase 4, protein MDPNGLKTGGLLLPTIERRCTSPPSVIVIGGGISGVAAARALSNSSFKVTVLESRDRIGGRVHTDYSFGCPIDMGASWLHGVCNENSLAPLIGYLGLRLYRTSDDNSVLYDHDLESYALFDKDGNQVPKDTVDKVGETFERILEETVKVRDEQEHDMPLLQAISIVFERHPHLKLEGLDDQVLKWCVCRLEAWFAADADEISLKNWDQERVLTGGHGLMVNGYYPVIEALARGLDIRLNQRVTKISRQYNGVKVTTEDGTNYFADSCIITVPLGVLKANIIKFEPELPPWKSSAIADLGVGIENKIAMHFDRVFWPNVEVLGMVGPTPKACGYFLNLHKATGNPVLVYMAAGRFAQEVEKLLDKEAVDLVVSHLKKMLPDATEPTQYLVSRWGSDPNSLGSYSCDLVGKPADVCARFSAPVENLYFAGEAASAEHSGSVHGAYSSGLAAAEECRKRLLTQKGVPDLVQVAAWEEVAGVVAPLQICRT, encoded by the exons ATGGATCCCAATGGCCTCAAAACTGGAG GCCTTTTGCTCCCAACCATTGAAAGGCGGTGCACATCGCCTCCATCAGTCATCGTGATCGGCGGTGGCATCTCGGGCGTGGCAGCTGCTCGTGCTCTCTCCAATTCATCATTTAAG GTGACTGTTCTGGAGTCCAGAGATCGTATTGGTGGACGTGTTCATACCGATTACTCATTTGGATGCCCAATTGATATGGGAGCCTCATG GCTGCACGGTGTGTGCAATGAGAATTCACTGGCACCATTGATCGGCTATCTCGGGCTCAGGTTATATCGCACCAGCGATGACAACTCTGTTCTGTATGATCATGATTTAGAAAG CTATGCTCTCTTTGATAAGGATGGCAATCAGGTCCCGAAGGATACAGTTGATAAAGTTGGAGAAACATTTGAAAGAATTCTTGAAGAG ACGGTGAAAGTGCGTGATGAGCAGGAACATGACATGCCCCTTCTACAGGCAATTTCTATTGTGTTTGAGAGGCACCCCCATCTAAA GCTGGAAGGGCTAGATGACCAGGTCCTGAAATGGTGTGTCTGCCGGCTCGAGGCATGGTTTGCTGCAGATGCAGATGAAATATCTCTCAAAAACTGGGATCAG GAGCGTGTTCTTACTGGTGGTCATGGGCTAATGGTAAATGGGTATTATCCTGTTATTGAGGCTCTTGCTCGAGGTCTTGACATCAGGCTTAATCAAAG GGTCACCAAAATTTCCCGGCAATACAATGGAGTTAAGGTCACTACTGAAGACGGCACGAATTATTTTGCTGACTCTTGCATAATCACTGTGCCGCTCGGTGTGCTCAAGGCAAACATAATCAAGTTCGAGCCTGAACTGCCCCCATGGAAGAGCTCCGCGATCGCGGACCTCGGTGTTGGCATCGAGAACAAGATCGCCATGCACTTCGACAGAGTCTTCTGGCCCAACGTTGAGGTGCTGGGAATGGTTGGACCGACTCCTAAAGCTTGTGGATACTTCCTGAACCTCCACAAGGCCACTGGCAATCCGGTCCTCGTGTACATGGCTGCTGGAAGGTTCGCCCAGGAAGTGGAGAAACTGTTGGACAAGGAAGCTGTCGATCTGGTCGTTTCTCACCTGAAGAAGATGCTTCCAGATGCTACTGAACCT ACGCAGTACTTGGTGTCACGCTGGGGCTCTGACCCGAACTCTCTGGGGTCCTATTCGTGCGACCTGGTCGGGAAGCCGGCCGACGTGTGCGCGAGGTTCTCCGCCCCCGTGGAGAACCTGTACTTCGCCGGTGAGGCGGCCAGCGCCGAGCACTCGGGGTCCGTGCACGGCGCGTACTCGtcgggcctcgccgccgccgaagaaTGTAGGAAGCGCCTCCTGACGCAGAAGGGCGTCCCAGACCTCGTCCAGGTCGCGGCTTGGGAGGAGGTGGCCGGAGTTGTGGCTCCCCTGCAGATTTGCAGGACCTGA